The DNA window TCGACGCTCGCCGTATTCAAGGACAAACCGGCGTTATGGCTATACCGTGAACTTCCGCGATGGCCCTTCCCTGCGGGCCGCGTGGACCGGGACGTCGCCGAAACGGTGGCCGGAGAGGATCTCCCGCACGGTGCGGCGGGCCAGCTCCGGGGTGTTGTGGTCCGCGCTCAAGTGGCACAGGACGACGGCCTGCGGCGGTTTTCGGCTCTCCTGGAGGACCCGCACCAGGAACTTCCCGGCCTGGGCGTTCGAGAAGTGCCCCACGCCCGACCCCACCCGCCCCCGGTCGACCCGGGGGCTACGGTTCAGCATCTCCTCGTCGTAGTTTGCCTCGATCAGGATCAGGTCGCTGTCGAGGAACCGCTCGAAGAGGCCGTTCTCGTTCTGCCCGAGGTCGGTCGCCATCGACACGCGGACGTCCCGGGAGGCCGAGGTGAAGGTGAAACCGCACGTGACGCCCCGCGCGTCGTGGGGAACGCGGAACGGCTCGATCCCGATCCCCCCGATGGAGAACGTCTCGCCGTCCGAAAAGGGGCGGACCGGGCAGGAGCCGGGGGCCCGGGAGAGCACCTTCTTCGAGAAGCCGTCCAGGTTTTTCCGGTGAAGGTGGATCGGAATCTCGAACCGGGCGCAGCACGCCACCGCCGAGCCGTTCACGTGGTCGCCGTGGAGGTGGGAGACCAGCAGCGCGTCCACGTCGTCCCAGGCGCAGTCGGCCTCGGTGAGGGCGGCCACGAGGCCCCGCTGGGACGGCAGACCCGCGTCGACCAGCAGGATGGTCCCCGCGTGCTCCACGAGCGTCAGGTTCCCGGAGCTCCCGCTGCGCAGCGGCGTGACGTGGAATCCCACGGGGATGGTTCCCTTCCCCCCGCCGCTAGGTGTTACGTTTCATATTTATGAAACGCAGCACTAGGGCGCGTATCGGGTGAAGACGAAGTCGTGACCCTTGACGTTGGCCAGGTGGCACGGGAAACACGTGGCGTGATCCTGCTCGCTCGCAGGCTTGCCGTTGACGAACCTGCCGAAACCCCACCCACCGGTGGAGGCGTACTTCTTCGCGTTCTTCACCATGAACTCGATCCGCTGCGGCTCGCCGGGCACGAAGGTCTTGTCGAACTCCGCGGACTTCGTCCTCTTCCAGGCGAGCTTCGCGAGGATCGCTCCGTCGGGGAAGGGGAGCGTCTTCGACCGGTACGCCTTCATGGCGAT is part of the bacterium genome and encodes:
- a CDS encoding cytochrome P460 family protein encodes the protein MRRHVTTIVALLAATGILCSASPPATAAEVAAAPTGVTIPEGYRNWQVVAPSQRDDKDEIRVILGNDIAMKAYRSKTLPFPDGAILAKLAWKRTKSAEFDKTFVPGEPQRIEFMVKNAKKYASTGGWGFGRFVNGKPASEQDHATCFPCHLANVKGHDFVFTRYAP
- a CDS encoding MBL fold metallo-hydrolase, which produces MGFHVTPLRSGSSGNLTLVEHAGTILLVDAGLPSQRGLVAALTEADCAWDDVDALLVSHLHGDHVNGSAVACCARFEIPIHLHRKNLDGFSKKVLSRAPGSCPVRPFSDGETFSIGGIGIEPFRVPHDARGVTCGFTFTSASRDVRVSMATDLGQNENGLFERFLDSDLILIEANYDEEMLNRSPRVDRGRVGSGVGHFSNAQAGKFLVRVLQESRKPPQAVVLCHLSADHNTPELARRTVREILSGHRFGDVPVHAARREGPSRKFTV